The window TCCTTGCGTGAAACACTGAAACTAAACACGTGATCTTTCTCAGCTGTCACACTATGAGTATAGAGTGGGTTAGGAGCTTTGGTAGTGACTGGAGGAGTTGGCAGTGGGACCTCATAGCGATCACGATTAGCATCAGTTACCTGTACAGATATCCATGAATATGGGGGAACACACAGTTAGGGGGGACTGACTCACTCTAATGCGTAGTCGTGTGTCTGTCTCATGTCTAAACTCCACAGTCAGTTGGGGGATATCAGGACCATAAGGAGATACCCCGCCTCCCTCCAATGCTACTTGCTGACCTAGAGGAGAAGCTTGCACACTCGACACTGTGTAGCCAGAAAGAGCAGAGTAGAAGCAACTTGGAGAGTCACTTGTTACTTCCCAACAACAACCAAAAGATGTGCAGAGGCTTTTGTTGGTTGAGTCAAGGCCTGGCAGACAGTCGAACCGTTCCTCTGGTTCTAGAGAGCATTTTCCTCGCCCACCACTGCCTTGGGTCTTGCCTAGAGTCAATGGTATAGCTACACTTAGAACAACAGCTGCCACCAATACAGCCAGCACGACCAACAGAACACAAACTATCCTTTTCTTTAATCGTTTAGAAGGGCTCCGAGTGAATGAGACAATAGTTTCTCCGCTGAACGGCTCTTCATCGTCATCATCTTGACTGCTTGTGAGAGGCTCCAGGTCCTCAAAGTTAGTTACTCGACCATACAGCTTGCCACGGGATCGGGacgacatagctagctagtctacCATGCATAGGTACTAGGTACGTACTAGTAGGGTTCTATCTATGGCTTCTTGACTTTGTATGTCAGCTACGCCCACTCTTtctggggggggaggggctggatACAGCCTTGAGTGGCTTCATCATCATCTACAGTGAatttgcagtgcacttgcaacagagaattgcctaacagcaaaaccacaataacaAAAATGTGCCTAAAACCCTAAACATGTATCTGTATACAGCTTATAAAGATATCTGGGAGCATGGCTTAGCGGTTAaggttagggtggtggcttcaTAGATCATATTTATTATGATAGATAAGGcatgggttcgattccctcttTTCTCATTTCTTTACAAGTAATTTCCCTAACTTCATACTCCTGTCAAGTACAtaatcaagttggggcgtTACCTGGTTTCTGTGAAAAACCGGGCGACGACCCAACTTTCCCTTTTTAGGttctgtctttttttcttcTCAGATATGTGCTATATAGTGACCGAAATAACTATGctaaatataatattattcataTCTAACAATCTAAATTGTGGTTTTGTTGCAAAGTGTATAACCCACtgtaatgttactattatagacgggtagtaattttagcgttttcagattcttctctgtttttagggtactaaattttggcggatttgtagcaaattcattaccacaatataTCACAAAAAGAATGAGTTTTaagttgaatggaaagtttggagtcagatacggatacagatgaaaaagggctagcttgcttagcatactctctaCAAAAGTACATGAAAAAAtttatgatattcataatttttttaatattagcgcgtacttaatttagcaaatatttgctaaaattagtacctgTTTATACAATAAGGTACTACTTTTCTCTCAAGAAATAACTTTTGTATGTTGATTGTTGTTCATAGTTCCTTTTTTTTATGTTGGTTCTGAGACAATAAGAGGTTTCCTGCAGCCTCCATTAGGTCAGTCCTCTCTGTAGACTCATGCATGATAGATCTGAGCACGCTGACATGAGGTGTGGGATTGCAATGTAGTGTAGTCATAGCTGCCAGCCCACCTTCAACTAGTGTGTCACTGTCAGAATATAGAAGAGAGGAGACTTGCTCACACCAGTGGGTACCCTACATAACAAGGGTAAGAGGAGGGGTagatagacacacacacacacactgggagAGTGGGTACCCTACATAACAAGGGTAAGAGGAGGGGTAggtagacacacacacacacactgggagAGTGGGTACCCTACATAACAAGGGTAAGAGGAGGGGTAggtagacacacacacacactgggagAGGGTGATACACTCACCAGTTCAGGGGCCATATCAGAGACTAGAGTAGCCACCTTGAGCTTCACCCTATCACTCAGTTGGCTAAACCCTGCTCTGAGGCTATGGAACTGACTGCACTCAGACAAGAGATGTGAGTGTCTGCCACGCATTAGTGCACTCAATGCAAACAGTGCTCTACGCACACTTTCCTCTGAGCTACTCAAGAGCAGAGCACACAAACTACTCACACTATCCAGCAACACAAGACTGTCTTGAACAACAGGATTGCTGCATGTGCAATAACACACtaataacacacacacacacaatgaactCTGACCTTTGCGCTGCTGATCCCAGTACAAGTGCAGCTCCACTCCTGACGttagagtgggtgtggttcagtAACCGTAGCAACATTGGGAGACCCCCTACCCTGGCTAGATCTCGACCATTGTCAATCTCATGAACATGATATTCCAGCTCATCCAATATCATCACTAACTCTAATGGCGACCTCCACTCGTCTCCAAGGCAACTAACAAGCTCCAACATGCTCACCACCTCTCCATGAAGCGTCAACgagggttcaaaggtcaacaTTCTATCAGTTGGCTTTACACTAGTGTGAGTAGTgtcctgtgtgaggtgtgtgggcaGAGGTGTAAGTGTTGTGAGGTGTGTGATAGCGGAGAGAGGATGTGAAGGTGTCAGTGTTGATGATTCTTGAAGCATTCTCGTGTATTCTTCCTTCGTAAATACTTTGGATCGTTTGTTTACCACGCCACGTCTGTCGCTGTAACCATGGTTTCTGACTCTTCGCTGATCCCCAGTAAACCTTGAACCATCCATTAGTTTGGCCTCTTTCAGTCCAGTCTGCATATTGATCCTGATGTGCAGGCCAGCAGGAATAGGTTGATCAGATTCTATAATCTGCCAGTGGCTAGTTGGGATAAATACGGGAAGTAGTTGTTCCTGTTCCTCCTCTATCACCATATCATCTTTTTGAGTCAGGACAGCCACCATCATGCTCACTAGCACCATAGCCAACAGCAGACGAACACACAGCTTCAACAGCATCTTAGCTTTGTTTCTGGGCCGACATTTGTAGCTCGGTCGATCCTTTACATTCAAGTTGAAAGCTTTTAGCCTCAATTACAGGCCGCAATGGCCTCGATATCGCCCCTCATTTGCTGTCTAGTCTGTATGTGCCAACTCAGCAAATTCAGTGTAAGCGATGTCCATGAGCTATCATCTCCTCGAGTGTTTGTGTAGCAAGAAAGCAGTGGATAGTGTCATCAAAGGATGCGAGGACAAGGTGCTAGTGCTGAGGTTTGGGAGAGAGACGGACCTAGTCTGTATGGAACTAGATGACCTTGTAAGGGAAACCCCCTAGCTCATCGAGTCAGTCAGCACTATGCTGATGTATGCCTGCTAGATCCTACCTACCTTACTCTATCTCTGTAATGTCATGCTGTAAAGCTCTTCATAATTACTATGTATTTGTTCTCTCTTCCTCCCAGCTGTCCAAGAACCAAGTATTGGTAAGCAAGATGGCGGCCGTGTATGTAGTGGATGTTGACAGTGTTCCAGTGTACACTCAATACTTTGACATCACTCTAGTACCGGCTACTGTGTTCTTCTTCAATGGCCAGCACATGAAAGTGGACTGGGGGTAGGCACACATACAGacatccacacacccacccacacacacacccacacacacagaactcCGGACCACACAAAGTTCATTGGCAGTTTCAAATGTTCTCAAGACTTTATTGACGTTGTTGAGGTTGTGTATAGAGGAGCCATGAAGGGCAAGGTCATGGTGACCAGTCCATTAGACTCAACCAGCACACCTCACTATGACTTACTCTATAAAGACATTTAATACCTTCTTTCAGCTTTTTATTTCTCACAAAAATTTATGTATTTCATTAGTTTTATCAACTTCATTAATACCAAGAACGACACACTTATTATTAATACATATGGACAGATAAATACAAAAATAAATTTACTATAAAAATTGTTCGTAGCAGAAAATGAGATAGGAAAAGAGAGACAGAAGTGattgtgtgagggggtgtggtcaaacatGAGTGCCTGTGTCTGTTTCCATCTGCCGCAAAGTGTCTACATGATCGCTCCAGTTTGTACTATGACCTTTAGTATGGTAGGACTgtagtggagggggtggggtaatGAACAGAACACTATAGGAAGGGTTTAACTCACAAGACATGACCTGGAGGGTGGTGACACTGATCGTTTGTGCATGCTCACTGTTCCATTAATAGAGCTGCTGTTATAAGTCGGATCATTGAGTGAGGAATTACTTCCAAAGTCATCTGTAAAACAACAAATAATCACACAGCACAGTtactgggcacacacacacacacacacagtgggtactgggcgcacgcacacacacacacacacacacacacacacacacacacacacacacacacacacacacacacacacacagtgggtaccgggtacacacacacacacagtgggtactgggtacacacacacacacacacacacacacacacacacacacacacacacacagtgggtaccgggtacacacacacacacacacagtgggtactgggtacacacacacacacacacacacagtgggtaccgggtacacacacacacacacacagtgggtaccgggtacacacacacacacacacagtgggtaccgggtacacacacacacacacacacagtgggtaccgggtacacacacacacacacacagtgggtaccgggtacacacacacacacacacacacacagtgggtaccgggtacacacacacacacacagtgggtaCAGGCAGTGGGTAccgggtacacacacacacacacacagtgggtaccgggtacacacacacacagtgggtactgggtacacacacacacacacacagtgggtaccgggtacacacacacacacacacacacacacacacacagtgggtactgggtacatacacacacacacacacaatgggtACAGGCAGTGGGTAccgggtacacacacacacacacaatgggtACAGGCAGTGGGTACCGGGTACACACACCTTTCTGTTTGGAGCTCTGACAAGCAAAGCAGAGTCCCACGAGACAGAATACCATGGCAACAATGGcaagacctccaaccacaatCACAGCTATCTGCCAATTCTCAATCACCACTACCTCTgcaacaaacaaaccaacagacagTGAGTACAAacacggacacacacacacacaggaacaCTCACGGCTAGTGGGCTCGCTTGTGGATGGTCCTATGCAACCATTATTGCTGCTGCTCTGATCATTGCTGTTGGTGGTTGTGACGTACCCACAGTACTCATCACTGCTAGTAGAGTTGGTGAAGGTAGGGAACAGACACACCTCATAAGTTGTGTCAGTCTCAAGGCCTCGTATGCAGGCTGACTCTTGTACCAAGTTAGAGATCATCTCATAAGTAAGGAGTCTGAGTTGGTTAGGATTAGGAGAAGCTACTAGCTCAGCAGTCACTGTCATGGAGATGGGGGTAGAGACATAGTCCCACTTAATGGTCACTGCAGTGTCTTGTGGTTCTAGCTCCACCAGGCGATTCATCAGCTCTATACAGACCAGTTATACAGACcagtaacacacacacgcacacacacacaagaagtACTTACCACATGTTCGGAAGACAACAGATGAGTTGGGTCCTCCACCCCCGCACTCGTTAATGGACTGGACATGAAACGAGTATTGTCTCCCATCACAGATATTGGTGGGGAAGTTATAGGAGGTGGTATCCCGCTCCTCCACAAGGGGGGTGCAGAGGATATCCTCTCCACAAGGGTCCACATACAGTCTATAGCCAGCTGCATTATCCTCCTCCGATCTCTGTTGCATAGGACACACTGAAACACTAATATGGATGACACAATCATATAGTTACCTCCCAGGTTAGTCGAATAATGCGATCATTGCCTTGAGTCACAGTACTAGCAGTGACAGTAACAATACTGTTCACAGTGCCTGCACATACataatgtacacatgtaatatATAGAGAAGGAATGGTTGTCTCCCACACTCCTACACAAACCAAACCCTGCTACACAAGACTCTTCAAAAGGTGACTAATTAGTTGGAATGGCTCAAGTTACAGCCATGTACTCACTTGGAGGGCAAGATATGGTGGTGAACATCACAGGCATGGTGGTGGTAGTAGGGTCCCCTGTAACACTCACTACAATACTGTACTCTGTGCCAGGAACCAGACCTGTATAGggaacacacagtaatggtaGTCACTATACACTGTGTGGCTGTATAGggaacacacagtaatggtaGTCACTATACACTGTGTGACTGGCTGTATAGggaacacacagtaatggtaGTCACTATACACTGTGTGGCTGGCTGTATAGggaacacacagtaatggtaGTCACTATACACTGTGTGACTGGCTGTATAGggaacacacagtaatggtaGTCACTATACACTGTGTGGCTGGCTGTATAGggaacacacagtaatggtaGTCACTATACACTGTGTGACAGGCTGTATAGggaacacacagtaatggtaGTCACTATACACTGTGTGACAGGCTGTATAGggaacacacagtaatggtaGTCACTATACACTGTGTGGCTGGCTGTATAGggaacacacagtaatggtaGTCACTATACACTGTGTGACAGGCTGTATAGggaacacacagtaatggtaGTCACTATACACTGTGTGACAGGCTGTATAGggaacacacagtaatggtaGTCACTATACACTGTGTGGCTGGCTGTATAGggaacacacagtaatggtaGTCACTATACACTGTGTGACAGGCTGTATAGggaacacacagtaatggtaGTCACTATACACTGTGTGACTGTATAGggaacacacagtaatggtaGTCACTATACACTGTGTGACTGTATAGggaacacacagtaatggtaGTCACTATACACTGTGTGGCTGGATGGTAGTACCTGTCAGAGTTCCAGATCTCATTGAGTTGTCCAAGGTGAAGGTGTAGCCTGGAGGACCAGACACTGTGATGGTGAAAGAAGCATCTCCATTGTAGCTCCAGCGTACAATAGCAGAGGAGGATGTAATAGTGTCCACTGTTAGACCATCAAGAATGACTGCAGGAAAGAGAGCAGAGGTGTTAGGTACTAGCCCCTAGAGGAGGTTCTCAGGTGTAGCCCCTAGAGCAGGTGTTAGGTACTAGCCCCTAGAGGAGGTTCAGGTGTAGCCCCTAGAGCAGGTGTTAGGTACTAGCCCCTAGAGGAGTTTCAGGTGTAGAGCAGGTGTTAGGTACTAGTCCCTAGAGGAGGTTCAGGTGTAGCCCCTAGAGCAGGTGTTAGGTACTAGCCCCTAGAGGAGTTTCAGGTGTAGAGCAGGTGTTAGGTACTAGCCCCTAGAGGAGGTTCAAGTGTAGCCCCTAGAGGAGGTTCAAGTGTAGCCCCTAGAGGAGGTTCAAGTGTAGCCCCTAGAGCAGGTGTTAGGTACTAGCCCCTAGAGGAGGTTCAGGTGTAGCCCCTAGAGCAGGTGTTAGGTACTAGCCCCTAGAGGAGGTTCAAGTGTAGCCCCTAGAGCAGGTGTTAGGTACTAGCCCCTAGAGGAGGTTCAGGTGTAGCCCCTAGAGCAGGTGTTAGGTACTAGCCCCTAGAGGAGGTTCAAGTGTAGCCCCTAGAGGAGGTTCAAGTGTAGCCCCTAGAGCAGGTGTTAGGTACTAGCCCCTAGAGGAGGTTCAGGTGTAGCCCCTAGAGCAGGTGTTAGGTACTAGTCCCTAGAGGAGTTTAGGTGGTATGATGTTATGCTGCAGTTGTTGTAAAACAATCTCCCTTCAAAGGGGCCCAGCTGTAGACTGTTTAGTGTCTGCTAAAGCTTCCTCCACACCTgtcaaccacacacacacaggagcttGCTCAAAGACATAGTGATCTATGATTGTACAATAGGTCGTTGTATTCAGTATCATCATGCAACACAAGGCCTCAAAGATGTACCACTAATTACTGTCCTAAGCATCATATGCCAATCATAAGTTAAGTGAGCTAGTAATGCgatcacccacccacacactcacgcacacacacacacacacacacacacacacacacacacttacggattggggggggaggggtaccACAACTTGGGGTTAGGGTTTGAGAGAGACTAAGCATTCCAAATGCAATAGTGCAAATGTACGAGGGCAAACAATTGGCTGCTGGGTTGCTGATGGTCTCAGTAGCAACAATGCTGACTTCATACATGGATGGTGATGTTCGGACTTGTGTGCTAGAGCCAGTCAGAGAGACATCTTGCGGGGAGGGGGCAGGCCACCCACTacccacacactgcacactaCCATCACCATTAGCCAGCTCACTATATGTCAGATCGAGGACAGCAACTGCATATAGTACATGGTGGTGGTGACATGGTGACAGTTTACATGGTGGCAGTTTACATGGTAACAGTTTGCATGGTAACAGTTTACATGGTGACAGTTTACATGGTAACAGTTTACATGGTAACAGTTTACATGGTGGCAGTTTACATGGTAACAGTTTACATGGTAACAGTTATATTGTAAGGTGACTTACAGTTCACAAAGAGCATGTAGTTCTCAGTTACAGTTCCTGCTATATTGGAGATGGACACTTGATAGGCTCCTCTA of the Halichondria panicea chromosome 2, odHalPani1.1, whole genome shotgun sequence genome contains:
- the LOC135331501 gene encoding receptor-type tyrosine-protein phosphatase F-like, yielding MGSTGYNCLLLLLALLSGTSAQIATRNCSLLREAPPSNAVFALGGGGCVNCTLGFRSARWGIELDGAFSAINAGQEPDECDCIISERRLCFQNVGADIVPNYRCQVQVDVGSDLVECGFQVQLASLPTIDSTLVKTTTVDLEASATLTLRLSEPGLPIPTISWLKDSNPITLDGRYSINSAGSLTIADVMAEDRGAYQVSISNIAGTVTENYMLFVNFAVLDLTYSELANGDGSVQCVGSGWPAPSPQDVSLTGSSTQVRTSPSMYEVSIVATETISNPAANCLPSYICTIAFGMLSLSQTLTPSCGTPPPPILILDGLTVDTITSSSAIVRWSYNGDASFTITVSGPPGYTFTLDNSMRSGTLTGLVPGTEYSIVVSVTGDPTTTTMPVMFTTISCPPSTVNSIVTVTASTVTQGNDRIIRLTWERSEEDNAAGYRLYVDPCGEDILCTPLVEERDTTSYNFPTNICDGRQYSFHVQSINECGGGGPNSSVVFRTCELMNRLVELEPQDTAVTIKWDYVSTPISMTVTAELVASPNPNQLRLLTYEMISNLVQESACIRGLETDTTYEVCLFPTFTNSTSSDEYCGYVTTTNSNDQSSSNNGCIGPSTSEPTSQVVVIENWQIAVIVVGGLAIVAMVFCLVGLCFACQSSKQKDDFGSNSSLNDPTYNSSSINGTVSMHKRSVSPPSRSCLSYHTKGHSTNWSDHVDTLRQMETDTGTHV
- the LOC135331512 gene encoding thioredoxin-like protein 4B; translation: MSMSYHLLECLCSKKAVDSVIKGCEDKVLVLRFGRETDLVCMELDDLLSKNQVLVSKMAAVYVVDVDSVPVYTQYFDITLVPATVFFFNGQHMKVDWGTPDHTKFIGSFKCSQDFIDVVEVVYRGAMKGKVMVTSPLDSTSTPHYDLLYKDI
- the LOC135331507 gene encoding nucleotide exchange factor SIL1-like — protein: MLLKLCVRLLLAMVLVSMMVAVLTQKDDMVIEEEQEQLLPVFIPTSHWQIIESDQPIPAGLHIRINMQTGLKEAKLMDGSRFTGDQRRVRNHGYSDRRGVVNKRSKVFTKEEYTRMLQESSTLTPSHPLSAITHLTTLTPLPTHLTQDTTHTSVKPTDRMLTFEPSLTLHGEVVSMLELVSCLGDEWRSPLELVMILDELEYHVHEIDNGRDLARVGGLPMLLRLLNHTHSNVRSGAALVLGSAAQSNPVVQDSLVLLDSVSSLCALLLSSSEESVRRALFALSALMRGRHSHLLSECSQFHSLRAGFSQLSDRVKLKVATLVSDMAPELGTHWCEQVSSLLYSDSDTLVEGGLAAMTTLHCNPTPHVSVLRSIMHESTERTDLMEAAGNLLLSQNQHKKKEL